The proteins below come from a single Halictus rubicundus isolate RS-2024b chromosome 13, iyHalRubi1_principal, whole genome shotgun sequence genomic window:
- the LOC143360688 gene encoding ATPase family gene 2 protein homolog A isoform X2: MTSKQKDGGRKSLSLWVTCEKCECTLTQKCVAEHDANCPPNLEKWNHDFIYSGTLYSTLEMYKSQEQPKNISQRALDDMVFMSQSALQLCEIAIGDPVLVSAEQGTVVKTAWPTKDKTITSVSLTKHAMELNDLQGLVKIQKLSCPVTVAREFIISYKGRHSLPDASTEINIILKNHNEQKIFFVGNKFSIPFYGKRLTYQIVQVTSDESTDSISEQLKQLNLTTDHTYSIKLYKALYNTKWTILSEKEEKKDEPKKHKYQMKDIGGYGKLLEDIKDVLNLGLGRCKSIGDFYISKGVLLYGAAGVGKSMIANALVSEYDLRCFTVFSSDIYSKSLGETEQKLKDIFTEAKAKAPSIILIEEIDSLCPKRSSSSTDHERRVLSQLVALFDDIQNTDDNVVILATTSKLDLVDSSLRRPGRIDKEFEIYVPTPTMRMEILQKMLLKVPHTLSAEDVNSIAFVTHGFVGADLYGLCSQAVLNAVKRQQKTSMVFETLSQVTLPDFNHALTVIKPSAMKEVLIEVPNVRWSDIGGQKDLKLKLKQAVEWPLRHPEAFQRMGITPPRGVLMFGPPGCSKTMIAKALATESKVNFLNIKGPELFSKWVGESEKAVREVFRKARQVSPSIVFIDEIDALGGERSSSSNGGSNVQERVLAQLLTELDGVTALGSVTLVAATNRPDKIDKALLRPGRLDRIIYVPLPDDETRQEIFDIKLRNMPINEDVNIQDLVVITEGYSGAEIQAICHEAAMKALEEDLNAAVITKEHFKAALAIVTPRTPTSLINLYNTYLHKNY; encoded by the exons ATGACGTCTAAACAAAAAGACGGCGGAAGGAAAAGCCTTTCGCTGTGGGTCACGTGCGAAAAATGCGAATGCACGTTGACGCAAAAATGCGTAGCCGAACATGACGCAAATTGTCCGCCAAATTTGGAGAAATGGAACCACGATTTCATTTACAGCGGTACGCTGTACAGTACTTTAGAAATGTATAAATCACAAG AACAGCCAAAAAATATTTCGCAAAGGGCGTTAGATGACATGGTGTTTATGTCGCAATCTGCATTGCAACTATGCGAGATCGCTATAGGGGATCCTGTTTTGGTCAGCGCGGAACAAGGCACAGTGGTTAAAACTGCCTGGCCAACCAAAGACAAAACGATCACAAGTGTTTCGTTGACAAAACATG CCATGGAACTGAACGATCTACAAGGTCTTGTTAAAATTCAGAAACTGAGTTGCCCTGTTACCGTCGCCAGAGAGTTCATAATTTCTTATAAAGGAAGACATTCGTTACCAGACGCGAGCACAGAGATTAACATAATACTGAAGAATCACAATGAGCAGAAGATATTCTTTGTTGGAAACAAATTCAGTATACCTTTCTATGGGAAAAGATTGACCTACCAGATTGTACAAGTTACGTCCGATGAGAGTACTGACAGTATATCGGAACAACTTAAACAGTTGAATTTAACAACAGATCACACATACAGTATTAAACTTTACAAAGCACTTTATAATACAAAATGGACTATTTTAAGTGAGAAAGAGGAGAAAAAGGATGAGCCTAAAAAGCATAAATATCAAATGAAAGACATTGGAGGGTACGGCAAGCTATTAGAGGACATCAAAGATGTTCTGAACCTTGGTTTAGGCAGATGTAAGAGTATCGGGGATTTTTATATTAGTAAAGGAGTATTGTTATATGGTGCTGCTGGCGTTGGTAAATCTATGATTGCGAATGCTTTGGTATCTGAATACGATCTCCGCTGTTTTACCGTTTTCAGTTCAGATATTTATAgtaaatccctcggcgaaacaGAACAGAAATTGAAGGATATATTCACGGAAGCGAAAGCTAAAGCACCGAGTATAATTTTAATAGAAGAGATCGATAGCTTGTGCCCTAAGAGGAGCAGTTCGAGCACCGATCACGAAAGGAGGGTTCTCTCCCAACTGGTAGCACTTTTCGACGACATACAGAACACGGATGACAACGTTGTAATATTGGCAACAACTTCTAAATTAGATCTAGTGGACAGTTCTCTTAGGAGACCCGGTAGAATAGACAAGGAGTTCGAAATCTACGTGCCTACGCCGACTATGCGAATGGAAATATTGCAGAAAATGTTACTAAAAGTCCCACACACTCTGTCAGCTGAAGACGTAAACAGTATAGCGTTCGTCACTCACGGATTCGTAGGCGCAGACTTATACGGTCTTTGCTCGCAAGCAGTCTTGAACGCCGTGAAACGCCAACAAAAGACAAGCATGGTCTTCGAAACATTGTCACAAGTAACACTACCGGACTTCAATCATGCTCTCACTGTGATCAAACCGTCAGCCATGAAGGAAGTCCTGATAGAAGTGCCTAATGTTAGGTGGTCGGATATCGGAGGACAGAAAgacttgaaattgaaattgaaacaaGCGGTCGAATGGCCGCTTCGACACCCTGAAGCCTTTCAGAGAATGGGTATTACTCCACCTAGAGGTGTCCTGATGTTTGGACCGCCTGGTTGCTCTAAAACGATGATCGCGAAGGCTCTGGCAACGGAGAGCAAAGTCAATTTCTTAAATATAAAG GGTCCAGAATTATTTTCGAAATGGGTAGGCGAGTCTGAGAAGGCTGTGAGAGAGGTATTTAGGAAAGCCAGGCAAGTGTCGCCTTCGATAGTATTTATCGATGAGATTGATGCATTAGGAGGTGAAAGAAGTTCCTCTTCTAATGGTGGAAGCAACGTTCAAGAACGAGTCCTGGCACAATTGTTGACAGAACTGGATGGAGTCACTGCGTTAGGCAGCGTTACGTTAGTTGCCGCTACCAATCGGCCTGACAAAATCGACAAA GCACTCCTTCGACCGGGTCGGCTGGATCGCATAATATATGTGCCATTGCCCGACGACGAAACCAGGCAAGAGATATTTGACATAAAGCTGAGAAACATGCCGATCAACGAGGATGTAAATATTCAAGATTTAGTCGTAATCACGGAAGGATATTCTGGAGCAGAAATCCAAGCAATATGCCACGAAGCCGCGATGAAAGCGCTTGAAGAGGACCTGAACGCTGCCGTAATCACCAAAGAGCATTTCAAAGCTGCGCTGGCCATCGTCACTCCTCGAACTCCGACGTCCCTGATCAATTTATATAACACCTActtacataaaaattattaa
- the LOC143360688 gene encoding ATPase family gene 2 protein homolog A isoform X3: protein MVFMSQSALQLCEIAIGDPVLVSAEQGTVVKTAWPTKDKTITSVSLTKHAMELNDLQGLVKIQKLSCPVTVAREFIISYKGRHSLPDASTEINIILKNHNEQKIFFVGNKFSIPFYGKRLTYQIVQVTSDESTDSISEQLKQLNLTTDHTYSIKLYKALYNTKWTILSEKEEKKDEPKKHKYQMKDIGGYGKLLEDIKDVLNLGLGRCKSIGDFYISKGVLLYGAAGVGKSMIANALVSEYDLRCFTVFSSDIYSKSLGETEQKLKDIFTEAKAKAPSIILIEEIDSLCPKRSSSSTDHERRVLSQLVALFDDIQNTDDNVVILATTSKLDLVDSSLRRPGRIDKEFEIYVPTPTMRMEILQKMLLKVPHTLSAEDVNSIAFVTHGFVGADLYGLCSQAVLNAVKRQQKTSMVFETLSQVTLPDFNHALTVIKPSAMKEVLIEVPNVRWSDIGGQKDLKLKLKQAVEWPLRHPEAFQRMGITPPRGVLMFGPPGCSKTMIAKALATESKVNFLNIKGPELFSKWVGESEKAVREVFRKARQVSPSIVFIDEIDALGGERSSSSNGGSNVQERVLAQLLTELDGVTALGSVTLVAATNRPDKIDKALLRPGRLDRIIYVPLPDDETRQEIFDIKLRNMPINEDVNIQDLVVITEGYSGAEIQAICHEAAMKALEEDLNAAVITKEHFKAALAIVTPRTPTSLINLYNTYLHKNY, encoded by the exons ATGGTGTTTATGTCGCAATCTGCATTGCAACTATGCGAGATCGCTATAGGGGATCCTGTTTTGGTCAGCGCGGAACAAGGCACAGTGGTTAAAACTGCCTGGCCAACCAAAGACAAAACGATCACAAGTGTTTCGTTGACAAAACATG CCATGGAACTGAACGATCTACAAGGTCTTGTTAAAATTCAGAAACTGAGTTGCCCTGTTACCGTCGCCAGAGAGTTCATAATTTCTTATAAAGGAAGACATTCGTTACCAGACGCGAGCACAGAGATTAACATAATACTGAAGAATCACAATGAGCAGAAGATATTCTTTGTTGGAAACAAATTCAGTATACCTTTCTATGGGAAAAGATTGACCTACCAGATTGTACAAGTTACGTCCGATGAGAGTACTGACAGTATATCGGAACAACTTAAACAGTTGAATTTAACAACAGATCACACATACAGTATTAAACTTTACAAAGCACTTTATAATACAAAATGGACTATTTTAAGTGAGAAAGAGGAGAAAAAGGATGAGCCTAAAAAGCATAAATATCAAATGAAAGACATTGGAGGGTACGGCAAGCTATTAGAGGACATCAAAGATGTTCTGAACCTTGGTTTAGGCAGATGTAAGAGTATCGGGGATTTTTATATTAGTAAAGGAGTATTGTTATATGGTGCTGCTGGCGTTGGTAAATCTATGATTGCGAATGCTTTGGTATCTGAATACGATCTCCGCTGTTTTACCGTTTTCAGTTCAGATATTTATAgtaaatccctcggcgaaacaGAACAGAAATTGAAGGATATATTCACGGAAGCGAAAGCTAAAGCACCGAGTATAATTTTAATAGAAGAGATCGATAGCTTGTGCCCTAAGAGGAGCAGTTCGAGCACCGATCACGAAAGGAGGGTTCTCTCCCAACTGGTAGCACTTTTCGACGACATACAGAACACGGATGACAACGTTGTAATATTGGCAACAACTTCTAAATTAGATCTAGTGGACAGTTCTCTTAGGAGACCCGGTAGAATAGACAAGGAGTTCGAAATCTACGTGCCTACGCCGACTATGCGAATGGAAATATTGCAGAAAATGTTACTAAAAGTCCCACACACTCTGTCAGCTGAAGACGTAAACAGTATAGCGTTCGTCACTCACGGATTCGTAGGCGCAGACTTATACGGTCTTTGCTCGCAAGCAGTCTTGAACGCCGTGAAACGCCAACAAAAGACAAGCATGGTCTTCGAAACATTGTCACAAGTAACACTACCGGACTTCAATCATGCTCTCACTGTGATCAAACCGTCAGCCATGAAGGAAGTCCTGATAGAAGTGCCTAATGTTAGGTGGTCGGATATCGGAGGACAGAAAgacttgaaattgaaattgaaacaaGCGGTCGAATGGCCGCTTCGACACCCTGAAGCCTTTCAGAGAATGGGTATTACTCCACCTAGAGGTGTCCTGATGTTTGGACCGCCTGGTTGCTCTAAAACGATGATCGCGAAGGCTCTGGCAACGGAGAGCAAAGTCAATTTCTTAAATATAAAG GGTCCAGAATTATTTTCGAAATGGGTAGGCGAGTCTGAGAAGGCTGTGAGAGAGGTATTTAGGAAAGCCAGGCAAGTGTCGCCTTCGATAGTATTTATCGATGAGATTGATGCATTAGGAGGTGAAAGAAGTTCCTCTTCTAATGGTGGAAGCAACGTTCAAGAACGAGTCCTGGCACAATTGTTGACAGAACTGGATGGAGTCACTGCGTTAGGCAGCGTTACGTTAGTTGCCGCTACCAATCGGCCTGACAAAATCGACAAA GCACTCCTTCGACCGGGTCGGCTGGATCGCATAATATATGTGCCATTGCCCGACGACGAAACCAGGCAAGAGATATTTGACATAAAGCTGAGAAACATGCCGATCAACGAGGATGTAAATATTCAAGATTTAGTCGTAATCACGGAAGGATATTCTGGAGCAGAAATCCAAGCAATATGCCACGAAGCCGCGATGAAAGCGCTTGAAGAGGACCTGAACGCTGCCGTAATCACCAAAGAGCATTTCAAAGCTGCGCTGGCCATCGTCACTCCTCGAACTCCGACGTCCCTGATCAATTTATATAACACCTActtacataaaaattattaa
- the LOC143360688 gene encoding ATPase family gene 2 protein homolog A isoform X1, which yields MFLRNCKCFVDCINTNSDSKINIDSLKCKVLYIYVMTSKQKDGGRKSLSLWVTCEKCECTLTQKCVAEHDANCPPNLEKWNHDFIYSGTLYSTLEMYKSQEQPKNISQRALDDMVFMSQSALQLCEIAIGDPVLVSAEQGTVVKTAWPTKDKTITSVSLTKHAMELNDLQGLVKIQKLSCPVTVAREFIISYKGRHSLPDASTEINIILKNHNEQKIFFVGNKFSIPFYGKRLTYQIVQVTSDESTDSISEQLKQLNLTTDHTYSIKLYKALYNTKWTILSEKEEKKDEPKKHKYQMKDIGGYGKLLEDIKDVLNLGLGRCKSIGDFYISKGVLLYGAAGVGKSMIANALVSEYDLRCFTVFSSDIYSKSLGETEQKLKDIFTEAKAKAPSIILIEEIDSLCPKRSSSSTDHERRVLSQLVALFDDIQNTDDNVVILATTSKLDLVDSSLRRPGRIDKEFEIYVPTPTMRMEILQKMLLKVPHTLSAEDVNSIAFVTHGFVGADLYGLCSQAVLNAVKRQQKTSMVFETLSQVTLPDFNHALTVIKPSAMKEVLIEVPNVRWSDIGGQKDLKLKLKQAVEWPLRHPEAFQRMGITPPRGVLMFGPPGCSKTMIAKALATESKVNFLNIKGPELFSKWVGESEKAVREVFRKARQVSPSIVFIDEIDALGGERSSSSNGGSNVQERVLAQLLTELDGVTALGSVTLVAATNRPDKIDKALLRPGRLDRIIYVPLPDDETRQEIFDIKLRNMPINEDVNIQDLVVITEGYSGAEIQAICHEAAMKALEEDLNAAVITKEHFKAALAIVTPRTPTSLINLYNTYLHKNY from the exons ATGTTTCTACGAAATTGCAAATGTTTCGTAGATTGTATTAATACTAATTCCGACTCGAAAATCAACATTGATTCTCTTAAATGTAAGGTACTATATATATACGT AATGACGTCTAAACAAAAAGACGGCGGAAGGAAAAGCCTTTCGCTGTGGGTCACGTGCGAAAAATGCGAATGCACGTTGACGCAAAAATGCGTAGCCGAACATGACGCAAATTGTCCGCCAAATTTGGAGAAATGGAACCACGATTTCATTTACAGCGGTACGCTGTACAGTACTTTAGAAATGTATAAATCACAAG AACAGCCAAAAAATATTTCGCAAAGGGCGTTAGATGACATGGTGTTTATGTCGCAATCTGCATTGCAACTATGCGAGATCGCTATAGGGGATCCTGTTTTGGTCAGCGCGGAACAAGGCACAGTGGTTAAAACTGCCTGGCCAACCAAAGACAAAACGATCACAAGTGTTTCGTTGACAAAACATG CCATGGAACTGAACGATCTACAAGGTCTTGTTAAAATTCAGAAACTGAGTTGCCCTGTTACCGTCGCCAGAGAGTTCATAATTTCTTATAAAGGAAGACATTCGTTACCAGACGCGAGCACAGAGATTAACATAATACTGAAGAATCACAATGAGCAGAAGATATTCTTTGTTGGAAACAAATTCAGTATACCTTTCTATGGGAAAAGATTGACCTACCAGATTGTACAAGTTACGTCCGATGAGAGTACTGACAGTATATCGGAACAACTTAAACAGTTGAATTTAACAACAGATCACACATACAGTATTAAACTTTACAAAGCACTTTATAATACAAAATGGACTATTTTAAGTGAGAAAGAGGAGAAAAAGGATGAGCCTAAAAAGCATAAATATCAAATGAAAGACATTGGAGGGTACGGCAAGCTATTAGAGGACATCAAAGATGTTCTGAACCTTGGTTTAGGCAGATGTAAGAGTATCGGGGATTTTTATATTAGTAAAGGAGTATTGTTATATGGTGCTGCTGGCGTTGGTAAATCTATGATTGCGAATGCTTTGGTATCTGAATACGATCTCCGCTGTTTTACCGTTTTCAGTTCAGATATTTATAgtaaatccctcggcgaaacaGAACAGAAATTGAAGGATATATTCACGGAAGCGAAAGCTAAAGCACCGAGTATAATTTTAATAGAAGAGATCGATAGCTTGTGCCCTAAGAGGAGCAGTTCGAGCACCGATCACGAAAGGAGGGTTCTCTCCCAACTGGTAGCACTTTTCGACGACATACAGAACACGGATGACAACGTTGTAATATTGGCAACAACTTCTAAATTAGATCTAGTGGACAGTTCTCTTAGGAGACCCGGTAGAATAGACAAGGAGTTCGAAATCTACGTGCCTACGCCGACTATGCGAATGGAAATATTGCAGAAAATGTTACTAAAAGTCCCACACACTCTGTCAGCTGAAGACGTAAACAGTATAGCGTTCGTCACTCACGGATTCGTAGGCGCAGACTTATACGGTCTTTGCTCGCAAGCAGTCTTGAACGCCGTGAAACGCCAACAAAAGACAAGCATGGTCTTCGAAACATTGTCACAAGTAACACTACCGGACTTCAATCATGCTCTCACTGTGATCAAACCGTCAGCCATGAAGGAAGTCCTGATAGAAGTGCCTAATGTTAGGTGGTCGGATATCGGAGGACAGAAAgacttgaaattgaaattgaaacaaGCGGTCGAATGGCCGCTTCGACACCCTGAAGCCTTTCAGAGAATGGGTATTACTCCACCTAGAGGTGTCCTGATGTTTGGACCGCCTGGTTGCTCTAAAACGATGATCGCGAAGGCTCTGGCAACGGAGAGCAAAGTCAATTTCTTAAATATAAAG GGTCCAGAATTATTTTCGAAATGGGTAGGCGAGTCTGAGAAGGCTGTGAGAGAGGTATTTAGGAAAGCCAGGCAAGTGTCGCCTTCGATAGTATTTATCGATGAGATTGATGCATTAGGAGGTGAAAGAAGTTCCTCTTCTAATGGTGGAAGCAACGTTCAAGAACGAGTCCTGGCACAATTGTTGACAGAACTGGATGGAGTCACTGCGTTAGGCAGCGTTACGTTAGTTGCCGCTACCAATCGGCCTGACAAAATCGACAAA GCACTCCTTCGACCGGGTCGGCTGGATCGCATAATATATGTGCCATTGCCCGACGACGAAACCAGGCAAGAGATATTTGACATAAAGCTGAGAAACATGCCGATCAACGAGGATGTAAATATTCAAGATTTAGTCGTAATCACGGAAGGATATTCTGGAGCAGAAATCCAAGCAATATGCCACGAAGCCGCGATGAAAGCGCTTGAAGAGGACCTGAACGCTGCCGTAATCACCAAAGAGCATTTCAAAGCTGCGCTGGCCATCGTCACTCCTCGAACTCCGACGTCCCTGATCAATTTATATAACACCTActtacataaaaattattaa
- the LOC143360699 gene encoding uncharacterized protein LOC143360699, whose translation MRIRITRGRWAVFGGFTLVCLANLRLAIADKDSEGRVRREEARQHVCCAKHEKMIDVGYGISGEVIQINAGHCRKLCPRHTLDDPGDASRPVVQRCSQDAHCRSKAAKMERVTTIQGVRVIEVVEACECTLDSYCSRESMTHLVHSGTPHQATIDVGVCMGRCDSSFSDKDIGCKPLRNSTVSIKGPNGDEVYQVIEKCGCAGSCHKMDHMETVLDFSEVEIKDGTNTTDVRPVIRQINVGQCVGSCPGNGTEMCLLRAKKEPSRCLASLYRKQNTCTPARFKVHEYRTRRGSKREIIQITQCACV comes from the exons ATGCGAATAAGAATTACGAGGGGTCGGTGGGCCGTATTCGGTGGCTTCACCCTTGTTTGCCTCGCCAATTTACGACTAG CGATCGCCGACAAGGATTCAGAAGGAAGAGTACGCAGGGAAGAGGCTAGGCAACATGTGTGCTGCGCGAAACACGAGAAGATGATCGACGTTGGATACG GAATATCGGGGGAGGTGATCCAAATCAACGCCGGACACTGCCGCAAACTCTGTCCGAGACACACTCTCGACGATCCTGGAGACGCCAGTCGACCCGTGGTCCAG AGATGCTCCCAGGATGCCCACTGTCGTTCGAAAGCAGCGAAAATGGAGAGGGTGACGACGATCCAAGGTGTCCGCGTGATAGAAGTCGTGGAAGCCTGCGAATGCACGCTGGACTCGTACTGCAGTCGGGAATCTATGACGCATTTAGTGCATTCTGGTACCCCTCATCAGGCCACGATCGACGTTGGCGTGTGCATGGGTCGCTGTGATAGCAGTTTCTCTGATAAAG ATATCGGGTGCAAGCCGCTGAGGAACAGCACCGTCAGCATCAAGGGGCCGAACG GGGACGAAGTGTACCAGGTGATCGAGAAATGCGGCTGTGCCGGGTCCTGCCATAAGATGGACCATATGGAGACTGTCCTGGACTTCAGCGAGGTTGAAATCAAAGATGGCACCAACACGACGGACGTCAGGCCGGTCATCCGG CAAATCAACGTGGGACAGTGCGTCGGATCGTGTCCAGGTAATGGAACCGAAATGTGTCTGCTGCGGGCGAAGAAGGAGCCTTCGAGATGCTTAGCTAGTTTGTACAGGAAGCAGAACACCTGCACGCCCGCTAGATTCAAAGTTCACGAGTACAG GACTCGTCGGGGATCAAAGAGGGAGATCATTCAAATCACTCAGTGCGCCTGCGTTTAG
- the LOC143360723 gene encoding bone morphogenetic protein 2: MTRTVPYLFLGLLLLSRTLDAHSDHAEGSEDSWSLADLDQGEDHHALRDEALEKLQQVLGIRSHGEKTGRRKVPPQFMVELYNNVADSSGVTRGRNPYNAKVVRSFIERDTSMSRFYFFNITGLEVNESVLEAELHLYRKRTSAKTVHPSTLASAYYLIRVYQVLDEKSLDAPEQHKLLNVRYVGAHASGWQIFNVKQAVLAWLNDEPNLGLLVTASTLFEDQVDVEFSRRNEYHHSKQPILVLFDDDGRSDQSNKKMIPRYYAYGNNNEVEGEVSYDEEDEKIDLKNEYNDKSLDRRSRKGQPEEARWEEGGDRSEFFQRQKRTQSKDLEEQQFSNRRRREATSLSGRYENPFSNDALFLPMDVYRRAMRRGRLGQRRSRLRVKNRREKRATKSHASVQQNVTECSRHELYVDFKEIGLSSSIIAPVGYSAYHCKGVCESPLSQDQQPTNHATIQGIVHKMGLVQDVERPCCVPTKLLGTTILFFDDNENVILKVYQDMIADRCGCR; the protein is encoded by the exons ATGACGAGGACCGTGCCGTACCTCTTCCTGGGGTTGCTGCTGCTATCGAGGACCCTGGACGCTCATAGTGACCATGCAGAAGGATCGGAGGACTCCTGGTCCTTGGCCGACCTCGACCAAGGCGAGGACCACCACGCTCTCAGAGACGAGGCTCTGGAGAAGCTGCAACAG GTGCTCGGGATCCGCAGCCATGGCGAGAAGACGGGGCGTCGCAAGGTGCCCCCTCAGTTTATGGTGGAGTTGTACAACAACGTCGCTGATTCCAGCGGTGTCACTCGCGGCAGAAATCCGTACAACGCCAAGGTTGTTCGCAGCTTCATCGAAAGAG ATACGTCCATGTCGAGGTTCTACTTCTTCAACATCACGGGGTTGGAGGTGAACGAGTCTGTTCTAGAAGCGGAGCTGCATTTGTACCGGAAGAGGACGTCGGCGAAGACTGTGCATCCTTCCACGTTAGCCTCTGCTTACTACCTG ATAAGGGTCTATCAAGTTCTGGACGAGAAGAGCCTGGATGCTCCCGAGCAGCACAAGCTCCTCAATGTTCGGTACGTCGGGGCGCACGCTTCCGGTTGGCAG ATCTTCAACGTGAAGCAAGCGGTGCTGGCTTGGCTGAACGACGAGCCTAATCTCGGTCTCCTGGTGACAGCATCGACCCTGTTCGAGGACCAGGTGGACGTGGAGTTCTCGCGTCGCAACGAGTACCACCACAGCAAACAGCCGATCTTGGTTCTATTCGACGACGATGGCCGGAGCGATCAGAGCAATAAGAAGATGATCCCGCGCTATTACGCGTACGGGAACAACAACGAGGTCGAGGGCGAGGTGTCGTACGACGAAGAGGACGAGAAGATTGATCTGAAGAACGAGTATAATGACAAGAGCCTCGATAGACGGTCGCGAAAAGGTCAACCGGAGGAGGCGAGATGGGAAGAAGGCGGGGACAGGTCGGAATTTTTCCAAAGACAGAAGAGAACGCAATCGAAGGACCTGGAAGAGCAACAATTCTCCAATCGTCGCCGCAGGGAGGCGACCTCCTTGTCGGGTCGTTACGAGAATCCTTTCTCCAACGACGCCCTGTTCCTCCCGATGGACGTCTACAGAAGAGCGATGCGCAGGGGACGATTAGGCCAACGGAGGTCCAGGCTGCGTGTGAAGAACCGCAGGGAGAAACGCGCTACCAAAAGCCACGCGTCCGTTCAGCAGAATGTCACCGAGTGCTCGAGGCACGAGCTCTACGTAGATTTCAAGGAGATTGGACTCTCCTCGTCGATCATAGCTCCGGTAGGCTACTCGGCTTACCACTGTAAAGGCGTCTGCGAGTCCCCTCTCAGCCAGGACCAGCAGCCGACGAATCACGCGACCATCCAGGGCATAGTTCACAAGATGGGCCTGGTACAGGACGTCGAGCGACCTTGCTGCGTGCCCACCAAGCTCCTAGGAACCACCATCCTCTTCTTCGACGACAACGAGAACGTAATCTTGAAGGTCTATCAGGATATGATCGCGGATCGCTGCGGATGCCGTTAG